A window of Ruminiclostridium herbifermentans genomic DNA:
AAACTTTTAAATATTATGATTATTATGCACCTTCTTGCTGGACACACTGCTGGAATGATGTTTGGGCTGGTACAGCATGTATTTTAGCTGAAATAAACGATTTATATGACAAAGACAGTCAGACATTTGAAGACAGATATAGAAAAGCTTCTAATAAGAGTCCATATGAAACTATAGATTTCTGGGCTGAAATAGCAAAAACTGTTGATAATTGGATGACAGGCAGAACTCCTCAAATAACACCAGCTGGGTACTCCTTCCTCAATCAATGGGGTTCAGCTAGATATAACACTGCTACTCAGCTAATAGCTTTAGTATATGACAAGCACCATGGCGATAAACCTTCTAAATATAGTGAATGGGCAAAATCTCAAATGAATTATCTGATGGGTGATAACCCAATGAATCGTTGTTATATAGTAGGATATAGTGATATTTCAGCTAAGTATCCTCATCACAGAGCAGCTTCCGGCTTATCAAGATGTGAAGATCCTGATCCACACAAGTATGTACTTTACGGTGCATTAGTTGGTGGTCCTGGTCCAAATGACGAACATATAGATGTTACATCAGATTATATCTACAACGAGGTAACTATTGACTATAATGCTGCATTTGTTGGTGCTTGTGCAGGTCTTTACCGTTACTTTGCAGACCCATCAATGCAAATCACTCCTGATTTCCCTCCACTACCTGGAAATGGAGATCCTGAACACCCATTAGTTCCTGAATATTGGGTAGAAGGTTTCTGTAAGGATATTGTACAGGATGATGGTCCAAAAGCCACTGAAATAACTATATATGTAAAATCTAAAAATGTAAGCGAAGCTTCAGAAAAAATTTCTGTAAGATATTTCTTTGATGCTACAGGAATGACATCTCTTCATCCTAACCAAATGGAATTGAGAGAACTATATGACCAAGCATATGTAGAAGGCGGCGAAGGTGTTGATGGCGTTCTTACAGGTCCATTTAAATATGAAAGTTCAAAATTAGGCGAAAACAATATCTACTATATCGAAGTAACATGGGATGGATACCCAATTGCTGGTTCCAATAAAAAATATCAGCTTGCACTTGGTACCTATGCTTGGCAGAACTACTGGAATCCTGATGATGACTGGAGCCATCAGGATCTGAATACTACTGATGATAACTGGAAAGGTGTACCTGCAAGAACAGATTACATCTGTGTTTATGATAATGGTGTTCTTGTTGGAGGTATCGAACCAGACGGAAGTAGGCCTGAAACTAGTATCCCTCCTACTGATCCAGAAATCTTAAAGGGTGACTTAAATGGTGATAAAGAAGTAAATGCTTTAGATTATGCAGCACTAAAAATGCACCTTTTAGGTACAAAGCTACTAACTGGAGATTTATTAAAGGCAGCAGACATGAATGATGATGGTTCTGTTGATGCAATAGATTTCGCGTTGTTAAAGAAGCAATTGTTAGGTGTATAAATTAGGCACACCTTAGCAAAGGCCAATAACCGGATTTACGGTTATTGGCCTTTATTATATAAATATCTGCTTTTGATATGTGTTCATAATGGCATTTCATCTATTAACTCATATGTCTTATTAATTCTTCTAAATATTTCTTCTTAATAATTCTTCATATTCAATAAAAACAAGTTCAAAGTATTATTTATAAATTTTGAATTTTAATAATATTTTAAACTACTTTTAACTTGTCCATAATTAAATATTTACAATTTTAAGGAATTATTTTCTAAATATAATGTTTCAATTTAATTGAATTTTAAGCCTTTCAAATTTTTGGAGATATCTATACTTTCATTTTTACAACTTTTAGTATATTATTAATAGTAAATAAACAACTTAAAAACTCATAATATCTATTATCTATACAAATAACATTAAATGTTATGAGTTTAGCTTTATCTTGTTATAGATAAAATTAAAATGTTTGATTAATTAATGTTAGCCAAAACATAATATTCTGCTTTATTGAATGTTACCAAAGAGGTATAAAAATAATTGTATTTTATCAAGTAGAGATAAATCTATGTGTTAATAAACAGCGCAAGTTGGCAGAACACCCAACTCTGCTATGTTAATAAAATAAGATAAGGATGAGTACAAATGACTAAAGAATACGGGATTTTGAAAATTGACCCCTTTCTAGGACCTTTTGCCAGTGACATTGAGCTGCGTATGGATCGTTACAAGAAAGTCAGATACAAGTTAGTTGAAGACAATAAATCACTTTCGTCTTTTGCTAATGGTCATCTTTATTATGGTTTTCACCCAACAGAAAATGGCTGGGTTTATAGGGAGTGGGCTCCAAATGCACAAGAGATATCATTAATAGGAGATTTCAATGATTGGAATGAAAAATCACACAAGATGAAAAAGCTTCCAAATGGTAATTGGGAATTGATTGTTAAAGGCAAAATTCCACACCAATCTAGAGTTCGTTTGAAATTAAAGGCCAACAATACTACATATGATCGCATACCACTTTATTGCAAACGAATTATTCAGCATCCCCAATCAAGAAATTTTGATGGAGTGATATGGTATCCTCCCGAAAAGTTTGAATGGCATGATGCAGGCTTTAGACCCCAGCAGCCCCTATACATCTATGAATGTCATATTGGTATGTCTGGAGAAAAAGAAGATGTATCTACTTTTTCTGAGTTTGTAGAAAATGTTTTACCTCGTATAAAAAAACTTGGCTATACTGCAATTCAGATTATGGCTATTATGGAACACCCATATTATGGTTCTTTTGGATATCAGGTATCAAACTTTTTCGCTGTTTCCTCCCGCTTTGGAACGCCTGAAGACTTCAAGGCTCTTGTAGATGCAGCACATAGCTTAGGTATAGCGGTAATTATGGATTTAGTTCATTCTCATACTGTAAGAAATACAGTTGAAGGATTATCCGAATTTGACGGAACTGATTATCAATTTTGCCATCATGGCAGTAAAGGTGATCACCCTGATTGGAATACTCGCCTATTTAACTATGGAAAACCAGAGGTTCAGCATTTTCTGCTGTCCAATATCAAATATTGGTTAGAAGAATATCATTTGGACGGTTTTCGTTTTGATGGTGTTACCTCTATGCTATACCATCATCACGGCAGAGGAACTGCTTTTGATAATTACGAAAAGTACTTTTCAATGAGTACCGATCTTGAAGCCATAACATACCTTCAGCTAGCTACAGAAGTTGCTAAAGAAGTAAATCCTAATTGTATACTTATTGCTGAGGACATGAGCGGAATGCCTGGTATGTGCTTGCCTATTGCAGTAGGCGGAATAGGCTTTGATTACAGATTGGGTATGGGGCTGCCTGATTATATCATTAAAATGATGAAGACTCCGGATGACTATTGGCATATGGGAACATTGTGGTATGAGTTAACAACACGCAGACCTCAAGAAAAAGTAATCGGTTATACAGAATCTCATGACCAGGCTCTCGTGGGAGATAAAACTATAATATTTTGGCTGGCTGATAAAGAAATGTATTTTCATATGGATAAAGCCTCAATTAACGAAGGTATTGACAGAGCTATCGCCTTACACAAAATGCTTCGCTTTATTACATGTACCATTGGTGGGGACGGCTATTTAAATTTTATGGGTAATGAATTCGGACATCCTGAATGGATTGATTTCCCACGTGAAGGCAATGGCTGGAGCTATAAATATGCAAGGCGTCAATGGAGTTTAGTAGATAACCCATTTTTGAAATATGAATATCTAAATAATTTTGACAAAGCAATGCTAAGTTTCATAGCAGACAATGAAATATACCTTGAGCCTGTTCGCTTGTTATATGTAAATGAATTCAGTAAAATAATAGCATTTACTAAAGGATATTTTACGTTTATATTTAATTTCCATCCTCAGAACAGCTATGTCCATGAATTAAAGGACACTTCTTTATTTAAAATTGTATTCCATAGCGCATGGAAGCAGTTTGGAGGCTTTGTGGAAGAATCTTTGAATGAAGGTCTGCTTATAGAAAATGGTGTTGTTGTAGACCGAAGAACAGCAGTTGTAATTGAATATTTAAAAAAGGACTTCCATCCTGAAATTTAGACTGAATTTTAGACCAAAATATTGTTTTTGCAAAGTTAAATTCCCCCTAAAATATGCTTTATGTGTATTTATAGGGGGATTCTTATATTATTATCTATTATTATTATCTATTTTAATTTAAGTTTACACGTTTTGTTTATTATTTTATAAATCTTGCATGTTAAATTATAATCCTAGTTTACTGGTACTCCCGCACTATCTTATGTAAATAGGCTACTTACAATATATTTGTTGAACTTGCAGTGGTTCATCATAGTTTATTATACCACCGCTTACCTTCAGCATCCTTGCTTTATTTCTACGCGGAGCTGTTGTAAATCGACATTTAAATAGTACTACCGTGCAATATATATCTATTGCTTTCTACTGAAATTGACGCTTAAATAACTGCAGTGCAGAACAAGTACTCCCGCACTATCTTATCTAAATGGGCTACTTACAAGATATTTGTTGATTTTTTATTTGCTCATTTCGTGTATAAATATAATGATGTTAACTTCCCATTAATAAGCTGAAATTTGTCAAAATAAACACATGTAATAATATTACACTCAAACCTAAATAATATTACTTGTAATATGTAATAATATTACTTATAATATATAATATGATATAATATTTTAATTAATCCATAATTATGACACATTATGCAATTGAAATTATATTAACCCCTTCACAAGTTTATTCATTTATTAATTATATTATTAGCAATTCAACTTTCCCGGTTGAATTATAGGTGCTCAACTTATCAACAGCAAG
This region includes:
- a CDS encoding glycoside hydrolase family 9 protein, whose amino-acid sequence is MKMRKILSKLTSTSIISAIVLGLLISPAGTIDVSAADLEFNYAKALQYSQFFYDANMCGTGVDENNLYVWRKDCHTYDAKLKLDPTNTNMSASFIAANKDVLDPDGDGTVDVSGGFHDAGDHVKFGMPEAYSGSTLGWGFYEFREQYEATEQDAHAKTILRYFNDYFMRCTFLDKSGKVVAFCYQVGDGDVDHAYWQAPEIDKMFRRGWFATSELPSTDVVTAAAASLAVNYMNFKDEDPEYAAQNLKYAKALFDFAESSPVKECNADGPKGYYGSLKWQDDYCWAAVWLYLATQDDHYLDETFKYYDYYAPSCWTHCWNDVWAGTACILAEINDLYDKDSQTFEDRYRKASNKSPYETIDFWAEIAKTVDNWMTGRTPQITPAGYSFLNQWGSARYNTATQLIALVYDKHHGDKPSKYSEWAKSQMNYLMGDNPMNRCYIVGYSDISAKYPHHRAASGLSRCEDPDPHKYVLYGALVGGPGPNDEHIDVTSDYIYNEVTIDYNAAFVGACAGLYRYFADPSMQITPDFPPLPGNGDPEHPLVPEYWVEGFCKDIVQDDGPKATEITIYVKSKNVSEASEKISVRYFFDATGMTSLHPNQMELRELYDQAYVEGGEGVDGVLTGPFKYESSKLGENNIYYIEVTWDGYPIAGSNKKYQLALGTYAWQNYWNPDDDWSHQDLNTTDDNWKGVPARTDYICVYDNGVLVGGIEPDGSRPETSIPPTDPEILKGDLNGDKEVNALDYAALKMHLLGTKLLTGDLLKAADMNDDGSVDAIDFALLKKQLLGV
- a CDS encoding alpha-amylase family glycosyl hydrolase, which translates into the protein MTKEYGILKIDPFLGPFASDIELRMDRYKKVRYKLVEDNKSLSSFANGHLYYGFHPTENGWVYREWAPNAQEISLIGDFNDWNEKSHKMKKLPNGNWELIVKGKIPHQSRVRLKLKANNTTYDRIPLYCKRIIQHPQSRNFDGVIWYPPEKFEWHDAGFRPQQPLYIYECHIGMSGEKEDVSTFSEFVENVLPRIKKLGYTAIQIMAIMEHPYYGSFGYQVSNFFAVSSRFGTPEDFKALVDAAHSLGIAVIMDLVHSHTVRNTVEGLSEFDGTDYQFCHHGSKGDHPDWNTRLFNYGKPEVQHFLLSNIKYWLEEYHLDGFRFDGVTSMLYHHHGRGTAFDNYEKYFSMSTDLEAITYLQLATEVAKEVNPNCILIAEDMSGMPGMCLPIAVGGIGFDYRLGMGLPDYIIKMMKTPDDYWHMGTLWYELTTRRPQEKVIGYTESHDQALVGDKTIIFWLADKEMYFHMDKASINEGIDRAIALHKMLRFITCTIGGDGYLNFMGNEFGHPEWIDFPREGNGWSYKYARRQWSLVDNPFLKYEYLNNFDKAMLSFIADNEIYLEPVRLLYVNEFSKIIAFTKGYFTFIFNFHPQNSYVHELKDTSLFKIVFHSAWKQFGGFVEESLNEGLLIENGVVVDRRTAVVIEYLKKDFHPEI